The Caulobacter vibrioides sequence TGACGGCCCAGAAAGCCGGTCGCGCCCGTGACGGCGACGACGCCGCGCGCGTCAGTCGCCATAGGTTCCGGCCAAGTAAGCCGTCTTGGCTTTCGAGCGGCTGAGCTTGCCCGACGAGGTCTGGGGCAGGGCGTGGGCGCCCACCAGCTTCACCTTGGCTTCGACGCCGTGACGGGTGCGCAGCAGGGTCGCGACGGACTCGCGCAGCGCCGCGCGGCTGTCGGCGTCGCCCCCACGGGCCTGGACCAGGACCACGACCTCGTCCTCGGGCTCAGCCGGGATCGCGAAGGCGCAGACGTCACCGCTGCGCAGGCCGTCGATCTCGTTATCGGCTGTCCATTCAAGGTCTTGCGGCCAGATGTTGCGGCCGTTGAGGATGATCAGGTCCTTGGCGCGGCCGGTGATGACGATCTCGCCGTCGATCTTGAAGCCGATGTCACCGGTGTCCAGCCAGCCGTCGGCCGCGAGCACCCGGGCGGTTTCCTCAGGGTTGGCGAAATAGGCGCTCATCACCGACGGGCCCTTGGCGAAGATGCGGCCGACGCCGCGCTCGGGCAGCACCTGGCCGTCGTCGCCGCGCACTTCCAGGAAGTGATCGGGCAGGGCGGGACCGCAGCGGGCGAAGTCGCGAGCGCGTTCGGAGCCCTCGGGCGCGTCGACCGCCACGGCGTCGCGTTCCAGGCGCTCGACGTCGAGGGTCTCGGCGCGCAGGCCCTGGCCCAGCGGCGCCATCGACAGGGCCAGGGTGGCCTCGGCCATGCCGTAGCTGGCGACAAACGCCTTGTCCGAGAAACCAGCGGGGGCGAAGGCTTCGACAAAGGCCTTAAGGGGCGGCATGCGGATCATGTCACCGCCCAGGCCCGCGCTGCGCCAGTGCGACAGGCTGTAGTTGTCGAGCGGCTGACCCTGAACGCGGCGGGCGCAAAGCTCGTAGCCGAAGGTCGGGCTGTAGGCGATCGTCGCCTTGTTGCGCCCGATCAGGTCGATCCACAGCAGCGGTCGGCGCACGAAGGCGCCGGTCGGCAGCAGGTCGACCGTCATCTGGCAGCTGAGCGGGCTCAGCAAGAAGCCGATCAGGCCCATGTCGTGATAGAGCGGCAGCCACGAGATGGCGCGGTCCGAAGCCTGGACCTGCAGGCCATCCCGCGTGATGGCCACGCAGTTGGCCATCAGGGCCTTGTGGCGGACCAGAACGCCGGTCGGCGTGCGGGTGCTGCCCGACGAGAACTGCAGGTAGCAGGGGTCTTCCGGGCTAATGGTCGGCAAGGCCGCGCCGGCGTCTTCGGGAAGGTCGGCCAGCACGCCGGCGAACGCCAGGCCCGCCCGCGCGCCGATCTCGGCGACCCAGTCCTTCAAGCCCGCCGGACCGATCAGGATGTTGGCCTTGGCCGAGCGGGCCAGGTTGGAGATCTGTTCGATATAGGCCTCGCGACCGCCCAGCGGGGTCGGCAGGGCCATGGGGGCGGGCAGCAGGCCCGCATACTGGCAGGCGAAAAAGGCGCGGACGAAGTCGCCGTCGGTCTCGGCCAGCAAGGCCACGCTGTCACCGACCTTGGCCCCGGTCGCCAGCAGACGCCGCGCCAGCACGACCGCCTCGTCGCGCAGCTTGGCGTAGGGCAGGGCCTCGACCAGTTCGCCGCGCAGCGAATACAGGTTGATCCCCGTCTCGCCGGTCGCGGCGAAATCGAGGGCCTGGGTCAGGGTCGGGAAGTCGGCGAACCGGACAGTGCGGTCAGACGCCGTGGGCGTGATCATAACTTGGGCCTTCATCGTCTTAAGTCGGTCGCGGCGCGGAGCTTTCCTCCGCCGCGAGTCGGGCGAGCCTGCGGCGCGCCATGAAATACATGCCAATGGCCATTGCCAAAGCGGACGCAACCAGAGCGGCGCCTGCGCCGGTCAGGCCGAAGGTCCTGATCAGCGGAACCAGACACGCCAGATAGGTCACAACGACGACCAGGCGAACCATCATCGCCGCGCCCGCCGCGCGCATCGAGACCAGCATCGGCTCCAGCGGCAGGGTCATCACGCCGATCGCGGCGGCGGCCACCTGCCAGTTCATCACGCCTGCTGCGGCGCCGAAGCCGTGACCCATCACGGTCTCAAGGATCCAGCGACCAGACGCCAGGCTGACCAGCAGCAGCACGCCGGCGGCCGCGCCGCCGATCAGGGCGATCTGCACCGCCAGCTTGGTCATGGCCTGCTGGCCACCCGAGGCGCGCATCCTGGCCAGTTCCGGATAGAGCGCCGGCACCATCAGGCGCGCGGGCTTGGCCATGCCGTCGGCGACCTGCTTGCCGATCCGCCAGAGCGCGGCCTGCGCGGGACCCAGCAGAGCGCCGACCGCCATGGTCAGCACGTGGGTGAAGCCGACGTCCAGCGTGCCGGAGAAGTTGGTCGCCATGGCGAAGCGCCAGACGCCCGGCAGGTCCTTGCTGGTGGGGCCCATCACCGTGAAGCCGCTGAGGAGGCCTTTGCGCTTCAGGTCCCAGATCGCGATGGCGGCGATGTAGAAGAACGCCGCGAAGGTTCCCGCCGCCCAGGCCAGCAGGAAGTACTGGATCGGCGCCTGCGTCACCGCGCAGATCGCGCAGCCGATCAGTCGGACGAACGAGCTGATCGCCTGCTCGGCGGCCAGAAAGCGAAACCGATCAAACAGGCGCAGCAGGCCCACGCCCGATGCAGAGGTCATCACGCCGATCGACAGGGCGTAAAGCGCGCCGTAGCCGTTCATGCCCTCGGGCCAGCTGAGTTGGCGCCAGAAGAACCAGGCGCCCAGCATGCCCAGCAGTACGCCCAGCACCGCGCTGATCAGGTCCAGAAGCAGCGTGAAGCGCAGCACCTGCTGAAAGCGGCGCTTGTCGTTCTCGAGCAAGGGCGCGGCGCCATAGGTGATCAGGGTCTGCCAGGACTGGAAGTGCGCAACCTCGCCGAGGAACTGGGCGAAGGCGTTGATGATCACCAGCACGCCCATCATTTCCGCGCCAAGGCTCCGGGCGGTCAGGGCGATGTAGGCGAGGCCGATGATCGCGTTGACCACGCGGCCGCTCAGCAACTGGCCGGCGTTGGCGAGCACCTTCTTCAGCGGGTTTTGCACGGCTTCCGTCACTGGGCGCGTTCCCGCTTGTCGACGATCGCCGGGGCTGCGCCGCCCAGGCGTCGCAGAAGGCTGGAAACACGGTCGAGGCGCCCGCGGGTGGTCGCCGCCATCTCGACCCCGATATCGGGCCAGCCCCTGGTCATCACGACGGCCACCGACAGGCTGTGCCAAACCTGATGGTGCTGCGCGATGGAGAGGAAACAGACGCGTTTGGCGTTGGCCACGTCAGCGCTGTTGCTCCAGCCGGGTCTGCACGCGGCCCTTCAGCACCACGCGATCGCCCTGGTCGGTCACGGTGTATGTGTTGGCCTGGGTGCTGCCCTTGGGCCCGGAACCCGCGATGCCTGCGTCGCCGCTGACCGCGCCGGTGCGCAGGTCGATCAGCGCCCGGGGCGCGTCGAAGGCATAGCCTTCCGCGCTGGTGATCTTCACCCCGTCGGTCAGCAGGAGGGTGTTCGCAGCCTCGCTATAGACGCCGACCTTCGCCGTGGCCTGGCTGGGGTTGGGCTGGCCATAACCGCGAACCAGCAGGGGCGTGGTCAGGCGGACGATGTTCTCGTCCTGCGCGTCCCGCACGGCGCGTTCAGCGGTGATCAGGAACGGACGACCGTCTTTCAGCACGCCAGTGAAGCGGGGCTTGTCGAGCACCAGGGGCGCCGAAGCGGCCTGGGTCTGGAGCTTGCTGGAGGCGAGGCTGCGCCAGGACGCCTGGGCGATCACGGCCACGCCCACGCTGACCGCAAAGATGGCCAGCACCAGGCGCAGCCGCCGGACGGGTGTCCGGCGACGGTTGCGGGCCCGTTCCGCGGCGGTTTGAGGAGGAATGATGGCGGCGGCGCCATCGGACTGGGTGAGCATTTGAGCCCATGGATAATCCTCCGCCGCCGTTCGCCCAAGACCTTTGTTTTGTCATGCGCCGCCGCCCGGCTTTCCCGCAAAGACGGCGGCGCCGGCGTCTTGCGTGGTTGTTCGGGACAGCGAAGCGCGTGATCCTGGGTTCCGCGCCGTGTAAGGACCCGCGTCATGTTCCCCAGACCTTCGCCGCACAAGGACTTCGGTGTCTTCCTGCCGGTGGCCAACGGCGGCTGGATTGTCTCCAGCACCACGCCGGTGCTCGATGGTCTCTATGCTCAGAACCGGGCCGCGGCGGTGCTGGCGGACGAGATCGGCATGGATTTCGTCATGTCGATGGGCAAGTTCCGGGGCTTTGGCGGTGAAACCGACCATTGGGGCACGTCGCTGGAGTCGGTGACGCTGATGGCGGCCATCGCCGAGGCGACCAAGCGCGTCCGAATCTGGGCGACGGTGCATCCGCTGCTGCAGAACCCGGCTGTGGCGGCCAAGATGATCGCGACCCTGGATCAGATCAGCGGCGGTCGCGCGGGCCTCAATATCGTCGCCGGCGCCTACAAGGCCGAGTTCGACCAGATGAGCGCCTGGGACGATTCGCTGTCTCATGACGACCGCTACGCTCTGGCCGAGGAGTGGACGACCATCCTCAAGCGGCTGTGGACCGAAGACAGCGTCGACTTCGCCGGCCGTTACTTCACGATGAAGGATTGCCAGTCCAAGCCCAAGCCCCTGGCCAAGCCGCGCCCGGAACTGATCTGCGCCGGCATGTCGGACCGTGGCTTTCAGTTCTCGGTGCGCGAGGCCGACGCCTGTTTCATCGGCGGACGGTCGCGCGAGGAGCATCGCGACGCCTCCCGCCGGGCCAAGCGCATGGCCGAGGATCTGGGACGGTCCGTCCGCACCTACGCGATGTGTACGGTGATCCATGGATCCACGGAGGCCGCAGCCCAGGCCCTGGTGGCGCGCTACGCCGAGGGCGCTGATATCGGCGCGATCCTGTCCATGCTGGCCAGTTGGGGCGTTCCGGCCGAGCGGCTTCAGGCGACGGCCAAGCAGCAGGGGGTGTTCATGACCCAGACGGTGGTCGGCTCGCCGGCGTCCTGTCGTGAGCAGATCGAAGCCTTCGTCACGGAGTGCGAGCTGGACGGTTTGATGCTGATTTTTCCCGACTACGTCGAAGGGCTCAGCATGTTCGGCCGAGACATCCTGCCAGGCTTGCGGACGGTGTTCTCGTGAGCTTGCAGGCCTGGATCGCGCCGGCGCGGACGGCGCTGGTGATCGTCGACATGCAGGTCGATTTCGCCGCCCCCCAGGGCCTTTGCGCCCAGTGGGGCATGGACCTGACGGCCGTCCCCGACGCGCTTGCGGCCGCCGATCGTCTGGCCGGCGCCGCGCGCGAGGCCGGGGCGGCTGTGATCTTCGTTGGTCTGTTCACGACGCCTGAAACTGACTCCGAGGTCTGGCATGAACGCGGGCGGCGGCGGGGCTATGATCCGCAAGAGAGCCCGGCGCTATGCCGCGCCGATGCGCCAGGCAGCGACTTCTTCGGGCCTCAGCCCCAGGCCGACGAACTGGTCTTCCGCAAGACGCGCTACAGCCCGTTCTGGGACACGGACATCGCCGCTCGACTGCGGGCGATGGGCGTCGACACCCTGGTGTTGGTGGGGCTAACCACGGAATGCTGCATCGACAGCACCGCGCGGGACGCCTTCAACCACGACTTCCATGTGTTCATTCCCGTCGACGCCTGCGCGGCCTACGAGGCGGAACTGCATGAGGCGTCCCTGCGGACGCTGGACCTCAACACTGCGATCCTGACCGACACCGACAGCGTCGTCGCGGCGTGGGGCTCGGCCTCCTAGCGGTCCTTTTGAGGGCCGCCGCCGAGCATGGCCGCCCGCAGATCTTCTTCCAGCATCCAGAGTCTGTCCTGGCCCCAATGCGCCTCGTGGCCGCTGACGCGGAAGGTCGGGGCGCCCCAAAGGCCAGCGTCCAGCAGGGCCGCGCGATTGACCTCAGCCCGCTGCCGCCAGCTCTCGTCGGCCAGCGCCGCGGCGGTCTGTTCGTCCGTCAATCCGGCGCGACGGGCCACCGCATAGAGCCCATCGTCCTCCGCCAAGGCGATCCCGTCAGCGAAGGCGGCCTTGAGGCCGAGTTCGGCGAACGGCTCGCCCAGCCCAAGCGGTATGGCATGGTGAAGTACGGCCAGCGCCCGTTCGGCTCCGGCGCCGACGGGATCGACGATCCGCCCGAACGGCAGGCCCACCCGTTCGGCTTCGCGCTTGCAGTCCAGGGTGATGTAGATCGTCTTGATCCTCGGCACCGCCAAGCCCCGCATGACCATCGGCAGGATGGGGCGCAGCTCAAGGGTCGCGCCATACGCCTTCGCCAACTGGCGGATGCGCGGCATGAACAGCCAGGAGTAGGGGCTGCGGAACGAGAACCAGGCCTCGATAGTCGGTGGCGCGCCGGACGGCACGGGGCTGAGCGAGGGCTCGATGGCCGGTGCGAGCTGTGGCGATCCGGCCTCGCGATCCAGCCCGCGCGCGGCCAGGCGCGCCTCCAGGTGGTTCAGCCGGTCGACGCCCCAGAACCACTCGCCTTCGAAGTGGAACATGCCGCCCAGATAGTGTCCAAGCTTGGCGCGGCGCGCCTTCCCAACCTGGAGCAGGCTCTCGCCCAGGCTAAGGTCCTGCCCGCCGGCCCAGGCGGACATGGCCGCAAGGGTCTTGTGATCGCCCGCCCACAGCGCGGCTCCAGCGGCGTAGGCCGTATCGTCGAAGCGTCCCCGCTGCATCGCATCGGCGAGCACGGTCTCGAGGCGGCGCACCGCTTCAACCGGCGGCAGCGCCGCGTCCACTGGAAAGCCAAGGCCACGAGCCCGCGCCACCCGGGCCGCGTCGCGCAGGCCGTAGGCGCGCAGGCGCTCCCGGTCCGGGGCGGCGGAATCTTCGGGTGGTGGAACCAGATTGACTTCGATATCCGCTGCGTAGCGCGCGCGCAGGCGGGGCAGCATCTGGATGGCCAGGTGCGAGTAGGGGTCGTCGGCCTGGTGGAAGTACCGGATGGTGGGTCGCTTGCCGCGCAGACGGTCTGCGAGCGCCGCGCCGTCTCTTGCCAGCTTGCGCCGCGTGGGGCTGGTCAGGGCGGTGGTCACGCTTCGCATGATCATGGTGCGCAGGGACACGGCGGGACCTCCAGGTTGATCGGTGAATGACATCTAGCGGCACGATGAATGTCAATATATGCTTCGAGCAACGATGAGAGAGGGAGGCGCGAATGAAGGCGTGGAAGCCACTTGTCGCGGGCGCCGCGGTGTTGGCGGTCGCGGGCGCGACGGCCTGGCATTTCCGTTTCGACCTGATCGTGATGCTTGCGAAGTCCAGGCAGCCGAAGATCGAAGCCAACATGCCGGTGACCTGGGTCAAGGGTCCGCCAGCGGCTCCGGCGGACGGCCAGCGGCCGCCCAATGTCGTATTCATTCTCGCCGACGACCTGGGTTACAATGACATCACGCTGAATGGCGGCGGCGTCGCCGGTGGCTCGGTCCCAACGCCCGCGATCGACTCGATCGCGAAGGAGGGCGTGACCTTCGCCAACGGCTACAGCGGCAACGCGACCTGCGCCCCCTCGCGCGCGGCGATCATGACGGGCCGCTACGCCACGCGGTTCGGCTTTGAGTTCACGCCGGCTCCGGTGGCGTTCTCGCGCGTTGTCGGCGGTCACGCCGGCGATCCGCTGCATCCCTCGCGCTTCGACGCGGCCCAAGCCAAGAACATGCCCAAGGACGACAATGTCCTGGCCGTGCCCACCACCGAGGTGACCATCGCCGAGGCGCTCAAGACCAAGGGCTACCACACCATTCACCTGGGCAAGTGGCACCTGGGCGGCGTCAAGGGTTCGCGTCCCGAGGATCAGGGCTTCGACGAGAGCCTGGGATTCATGGCCGGGGCCGCCTTGTTCGCGCCCGTTGGCGATCCGAGCGTCGTGGAATCACGCCAGGACTGGGATCCGATCGACAAGTTCCTGTGGGGAGCTCTGCCGTTCGCCGTCCAGTACAACGGCGGCAAGATGTTCACGCCCAGCCACTACATGACCGACTATCTGACGGATGAAGCGGTCAAGGCGATCGACGCCAACAAGAACCGGCCGTTCTTCATGTACCTGGCCTACAACGCCGTCCATACGCCGTTGCAGGCGCCCAAGGCCGACTACGAGGCGCTGTCGCACATCAAGGACCATCGGATGCGCGTCTACGCGGCCATGGTTCGCAACCTCGACCGCAATGTCGGCAAGGTGCTGCAGGCGCTGAAGGACCGGGGTCTCGACGACAACACCCTGGTGATCTTCACCTCGGACAACGGCGGCGCGAACTATGTCGGCCTGCCGGACATCAACAAGCCTTACCGGGGCTGGAAGGCGACGTTCTTCGAGGGCGGGATCAAGGTGCCGTTCCTGCTGCGCTGGCCCGACCAGTTGCCCGCCGGCGCGGTCTATCGCAGCCCGGTCGGCCATGTGGACATCTTCGCGACGGCCGCCGGCGCGGCCGGGGCGCCGACGCCCAAGGATCGCGTGCTGGACGGTGTCGATCTCGTCCCCTTCATCAAGGGGCAGGCCTCGGGCGATCCTCACAAGGCGATCTTCTGGCGCTCGGGTCGCTACAAGACGGTGCTGGCCGGCGGCTGGAAGCTGCAGGTGGCGCAGGAGCCGAACAAGACCTGGCTCTTTGACCTGTCGACCGATCCCACGGAGCGTAAAGAGCTGTCCAAGGCGCGTCCGGAGAAGCTTCGCGAGATGCAGGCGATCCTGGCTCAGCTTGACGGGCAGATGATGAAGTCGTCCTGGCCGTCGCTGGTGACCGGCGCCTTCTATATCGACCATCCGGGCGGCCAGAAGGCCAAGCCCAGCGACGAGTACATCTATTGGGACAACTAAGGCCGCTTACGGTCCTGATGGTTCTGGCGCTGGCCGGCTGCGACCGGCCAGCGCCCAAGGCTTGCCTGGCGGATCCGCCCGTTCCTGATCCCCAGAACCGCACTGCGGGGATGGTTCGGCTGACGGGCGGTGAGTTCCAGATGGGCGCCGCGCCGCTGCGTCCCGAGGAGGGGCCGCCCCAGACGGTCAAGGTCGCGCCGTTCTGGATCGATCAAACAGAGGTCACCAACGCCGCCTTCGCGCGGTTCGTCGACGCTACGGGCTATCGCACTGTGGCCGAACGACCGCTCGACCCCGCGCGCTACGCCCACGTACCGGCGGCGCAGCGGCGTCCGGCCTCGCTCGTCTTCGTGGGGGCGAAGGGGGCGAGGTCGGACGATCCTTCCCAATGGTGGCGGGTGATCCCCGGCGCCGACTGGCGGCATCCCGAGGGGCCTGGCTCGAACATCCGGGGCAAGGACGCCTGGCCGGTGGTGCACATCGCCTGGGAGGACGCCATGGCCTATGCGCGCTGGCTGGGCCGTGACCTGCCCACCGAAGCGGAATGGGAGTACGCCGCGCGCGGCGGGCTGGTTGGCAAGCGCTACACCTGGGGCGACCAGGCGCAGGATCCGTCACAGCCGCGGGCCAACACATGGCAGGGCGTGTTCCCGGCCCAGGATCTTGGCGATGACGGCTTCAAGGCCAAGCCTGCGCCGGTCGGTTGTTTTCCGCCCAACGGCTATGGCCTGCGGGACATGGCCGGCAATGTCTGGGAGTGGACCCGGGACTGGTTCAAACCGGGGCTTGATCCGGTGAGCGTCATTGAGACGGGCGGGCCGCCCGAGGCCCGCGCGCTCGACCCGGAAGATCCGAGCTCGCCCAAGCACGTGGTCAAGGGCGGCTCGTTCCTGTGCGCCGACGACTACTGCTTCCGCTATCGGCCCGCAGCGCGAACGCCGGGGCCGCCGGACAGCGGCGCGTCGCACGTGGGCTTCCGCACCGTGCTCCGCGCCGCGCGCTGAGCGTTCGTTCAGTTCACGACGCTAGCCTTTTCCGGCGACCAGAGGCGCTCGCTGTCACGCGCGCCTTGCGACTCGAACCCCGGAGCCGGGCGCGTGCGGATGTTCAACTGCCCCGCGAGGCCCGCCTTCCGGTGGTGCTCGATGGCGTGCATCTCCGGCGACAGGGCCATGGCCTGAAAGGCGGCGAGGGACGGGTACTCGGCCAGGGCCACGGCGTCCCACATCTCCTCGACCTCGCCGAGCAGCAGGCCGGTGACCGCGCCGCTATAGCGGATGCGGCCGCCGAGGGCCTCGATCAGGCCGGAGACGACGGCGCCGTAGCGGGCGTAGGCCTCGCGGCCCGAAAGCTCGGGTTCCGAGCCGTCGGGATATTCGGCCTTCTCCTTGAACTTCAGCAGGTTGACCATCACGAACGGGCCATCATCCGCTGCGCCGAAGAAGTCCTGGAACTGCTCGGGGCTGGGGAAGACGGTGTTGACGACCTTCATCTGAACGCTCCGGTTTAGGGTTTCGGCAGGCTGGCGACGAGACCGTCCAGCAGGGCGGCGATCTCGACGGGGCTGTCCTCCTGCACGAAGTGGCCGCCCTTCAGCGTGGTGTGCGCCACCTTCTTGGTTCCGGGCACGCGGGCCAGGAACATCGCTTCGCCGCCGCGCGTGATCGGATCGGCGTCGCTGAAGGCGGTGACGAAGGGCTTCTCGAACGTTTCCAGCACGGCCCAGGCGGTCTTGTTCTCTTCGACCGAGGCGTGTTCGGGCGTGATCGGGACCAGGGCGGGGAAGATCCGCGCGCCTTCCTTGTAGCTTTCGTCGGGGAACGGCGCGTCATAGGCCGCGCGCTCGGCGTCGGACAGGTCGCGGGCCGTGCCGCCGTTCAGGATGAAGCCGACCGGCAGTTCCGGCGTGTTCTGGCTGAAGTTCAGCCAGGCCTCGAAACCCTCGCTCTTGCCCACGCCGATCGGCAGGCCGGTATTGGAAACCACGACGGCCGAGAAGCGCTCCGGAAACGCGGCCACCAGGCGCAGGCCGATCAGGCCGCCCCAGTCCTGGCAGAAGAGCGTGATGTCCGTAAGGTCGTTCTTCTCCAGCCACGCGCTCATCCAGGCCACATGGCGCTCGTAGGTGTAGTCGGTGCGCTTGGCGGGCTTATCGGACCGGCCAAAGCCCACCAGGTCCGGCGCGATGACGCGATGGCCCTTGGCGACCAGTTCGGCGATCACCTTGCGGTAGAGGTAGGCCCACGACGGCTCGCCGTGCATCAGCAGGATCGGCCGCTGATCCTTGGGACCCTCATCCACGTGGTGGATGCGCAGGGCCGTGCCGTCGGCGTCGGTCACCTCCGTGTAGCGCGGGGCGTAGGGCCAATCGGCGAGGCCTTCGAACCGAGCATCCGGCGTCCGCAACACATCCATGAGATTCCTCCGACCGTCGAGATTTTTATTGACACTATGCGTGCCATTATGACGCCTATTGGTCAAGGACGAGATGGAGAGGGCGGATGCGCAAGGTCTGGATCGGGTTGGGCGTCGCGGCGGGCGTGATTGCGGTTGGTCTAGGGACCGCCTGGCTGATGCGCGAAAGGCTGGCGCAGGCCGCCATGCGCAAGGTTTATGAGCAGGTCCTGGCCGTCGACACGATGAAGGATCTGCCTGACGGCCTGCACGTGGGACTGTGTGGCGCCGGCTCGCCCATGGCCGACCCGTTGCGGTCGGGCCCCTGCGTGGCGGTGGTCGCCGGCAAGGATCTGTTCGTGGTCGACTCCGGGTCGGGCTCGACCCGCAATCTGCTGCTGATGAACATGCCGCCGCCACGCGTCAGCGCGGTGTTCATCACCCACTATCACTCCGACCACATCGCCGATCTTGGCGAGCTGATGTTGCAGCGCTGGGCGGGCGGCGCCTCGAAGACGCCGACGCCGGTCTATGGCCCGCAAGGGCTGGAGCAGGTCGTTCAGGGCTTCGAGCAGGCCTATACGCTGGATCGCGGCTATCGCATCGCCCACCACGGCGAGGCCGTCGCGCCGCCTTCTGGGTTCGGCGGCGAGGCGCGCGCGTTCGTGGCTGATCCGGCGGCGCCGGATGTGCTGGTGCTGGAGAAGCCCGGTCTGAAGGTCTGGGCCTTCCCGGTCGCGCATCATCCCGTCGAGGGCGCGGTCGGCTATCGCTTCGAATACAAGGGTCGCAGCGTCGTGATCAGCGGCGACACCGGCCCCTCGGACCGCCTGGTGAAGGCCGCCAAAGGCGCGGACCTGCTGCTGCACGAAGGCCTGGCCCCGAACCTCGTCGCCGTTCAAAAGGAGGTCGCCGACAAGATCGGACGCGATAACTACGCCAAGATCTTCCACGACATTCTCGACTACCACACCGCCCCGGAGGTCGCGGCTGAGGAGGCCAAGGCGGCCGGCGTCGGCGCGCTGTTGTTCTACCACATCATACCGCCGCTGCCGGTGCGTGCGCTGGACGGTCCGTTCCTGGGGCGTTCGCGCGAGATCTTCGATGGCCCCATCAAGGTCGGCCGCGATGGCGACTTCGCCTCGCTGCCGGTGGGGTCCAAGGAGATCAAGTGGTCCAACCGCCTGCTCGCGCTCTAGATTGGACTTGGCCCCGCGCCGGTCGCGGGGCTAAGCAGGAGCCGAATAGAGAGAGGTTCCCGTTGGTGAGTTCCGCGCCGCGCTATCTTCGAGCGGGGGCCGATATCGAGCCCGAAGCCCCCGCCGCGGATGGTCGCCGCCGGCGTTCGCAGGACAGCCGCGCCCGGATCGTCCAGGCCATGCTCGATCTGGTGCGGGAAGGGGACATCTCGCCCTCGGCGGAATTGGTCGCGACGCGCGCCGACGTCGGGCTGAGGACGGTGTTTCGCCACTTCAAGGATCTCGAGAGCCTTTATCTTGAGATGTCGGCGGTGATCGAGGACGAGCTGATGTCGCTGGTCCACACGCCGTTCAAGGGCGCGACCTGGCGCGACCGCGTGCTGGAGCTCGTGGAGCGTCGAGGCTGGGCCTATGAGCGGATCGGCCCCTTCAAGCGCGCTTCAGAGGTTCTGCGCCACAGCTCGCCGACGCTGGTGGCCGACAACACCAAGATGGTGGAGATCTCGCGAGAAATCCTTCGCCGCCAGTTGCCGCCCGAGATCGCCAAGGATCGCGTGCGGTTCGAAGGTATCGACATGCTGCTCAGCTTCGACGCCTGGAACCGGCTGCGCCGCGACCAAGAGCTGACGCCCAAGCGCGCGACAGAGGTTCTGCAGGCGATGATCAGCGGTCTGCTGGAGACCTCTCAAGAGGCCTGAGCCGGCTGAGCGG is a genomic window containing:
- a CDS encoding sulfatase-like hydrolase/transferase; the encoded protein is MKAWKPLVAGAAVLAVAGATAWHFRFDLIVMLAKSRQPKIEANMPVTWVKGPPAAPADGQRPPNVVFILADDLGYNDITLNGGGVAGGSVPTPAIDSIAKEGVTFANGYSGNATCAPSRAAIMTGRYATRFGFEFTPAPVAFSRVVGGHAGDPLHPSRFDAAQAKNMPKDDNVLAVPTTEVTIAEALKTKGYHTIHLGKWHLGGVKGSRPEDQGFDESLGFMAGAALFAPVGDPSVVESRQDWDPIDKFLWGALPFAVQYNGGKMFTPSHYMTDYLTDEAVKAIDANKNRPFFMYLAYNAVHTPLQAPKADYEALSHIKDHRMRVYAAMVRNLDRNVGKVLQALKDRGLDDNTLVIFTSDNGGANYVGLPDINKPYRGWKATFFEGGIKVPFLLRWPDQLPAGAVYRSPVGHVDIFATAAGAAGAPTPKDRVLDGVDLVPFIKGQASGDPHKAIFWRSGRYKTVLAGGWKLQVAQEPNKTWLFDLSTDPTERKELSKARPEKLREMQAILAQLDGQMMKSSWPSLVTGAFYIDHPGGQKAKPSDEYIYWDN
- a CDS encoding formylglycine-generating enzyme family protein — its product is MGQLRPLTVLMVLALAGCDRPAPKACLADPPVPDPQNRTAGMVRLTGGEFQMGAAPLRPEEGPPQTVKVAPFWIDQTEVTNAAFARFVDATGYRTVAERPLDPARYAHVPAAQRRPASLVFVGAKGARSDDPSQWWRVIPGADWRHPEGPGSNIRGKDAWPVVHIAWEDAMAYARWLGRDLPTEAEWEYAARGGLVGKRYTWGDQAQDPSQPRANTWQGVFPAQDLGDDGFKAKPAPVGCFPPNGYGLRDMAGNVWEWTRDWFKPGLDPVSVIETGGPPEARALDPEDPSSPKHVVKGGSFLCADDYCFRYRPAARTPGPPDSGASHVGFRTVLRAAR
- a CDS encoding DUF1330 domain-containing protein; protein product: MKVVNTVFPSPEQFQDFFGAADDGPFVMVNLLKFKEKAEYPDGSEPELSGREAYARYGAVVSGLIEALGGRIRYSGAVTGLLLGEVEEMWDAVALAEYPSLAAFQAMALSPEMHAIEHHRKAGLAGQLNIRTRPAPGFESQGARDSERLWSPEKASVVN
- a CDS encoding haloalkane dehalogenase — encoded protein: MDVLRTPDARFEGLADWPYAPRYTEVTDADGTALRIHHVDEGPKDQRPILLMHGEPSWAYLYRKVIAELVAKGHRVIAPDLVGFGRSDKPAKRTDYTYERHVAWMSAWLEKNDLTDITLFCQDWGGLIGLRLVAAFPERFSAVVVSNTGLPIGVGKSEGFEAWLNFSQNTPELPVGFILNGGTARDLSDAERAAYDAPFPDESYKEGARIFPALVPITPEHASVEENKTAWAVLETFEKPFVTAFSDADPITRGGEAMFLARVPGTKKVAHTTLKGGHFVQEDSPVEIAALLDGLVASLPKP
- a CDS encoding MBL fold metallo-hydrolase, with translation MRKVWIGLGVAAGVIAVGLGTAWLMRERLAQAAMRKVYEQVLAVDTMKDLPDGLHVGLCGAGSPMADPLRSGPCVAVVAGKDLFVVDSGSGSTRNLLLMNMPPPRVSAVFITHYHSDHIADLGELMLQRWAGGASKTPTPVYGPQGLEQVVQGFEQAYTLDRGYRIAHHGEAVAPPSGFGGEARAFVADPAAPDVLVLEKPGLKVWAFPVAHHPVEGAVGYRFEYKGRSVVISGDTGPSDRLVKAAKGADLLLHEGLAPNLVAVQKEVADKIGRDNYAKIFHDILDYHTAPEVAAEEAKAAGVGALLFYHIIPPLPVRALDGPFLGRSREIFDGPIKVGRDGDFASLPVGSKEIKWSNRLLAL
- a CDS encoding TetR/AcrR family transcriptional regulator, with translation MSSAPRYLRAGADIEPEAPAADGRRRRSQDSRARIVQAMLDLVREGDISPSAELVATRADVGLRTVFRHFKDLESLYLEMSAVIEDELMSLVHTPFKGATWRDRVLELVERRGWAYERIGPFKRASEVLRHSSPTLVADNTKMVEISREILRRQLPPEIAKDRVRFEGIDMLLSFDAWNRLRRDQELTPKRATEVLQAMISGLLETSQEA